The genomic DNA GCATCGTCTTCATCGACGAGATCGACGCCGTCGGCCGCCATCGCGGCGCCGGCCTGGGCGGCGGCCACGACGAGCGGGAACAGACCCTCAATCAGCTCTTGGTGGAGATGGACGGCTTCGAGTCGAACGAAGGGGTGATCCTGATCGCCGCCACCAACCGGCCGGATGTGCTCGATCCGGCGCTCCTGCGACCGGGCCGATTCGACCGTCGGGTAGTGGTGGACCGGCCGGACATCAACGGTCGCCTCGGCATCCTGAAGGTCCACACCCGGGACATTCCCTTGGCGGACTCCCTGAACCTCGGAACCATCGCCCGCGGCACGCCCGGATTCGCCGGCGCCGACCTCGCCAATCTGGTCAACGAGGCGGCGCTGATCGCCGCTCGACGGGGCCAGAAGGCGGTCACTATGGAGGACTTCGAGTTCGCCAAGGACAAGGTGATGATGGGGGTCGAGCGCAAGACCCTGATGCTGACCGACGACGAGAAGCGCATCACCGCCTACCACGAGGCGGGTCACGCCCTGGTGGCGGTGTTCTCGCCGGCTTCGGACCCGCTCCATAAGGTCACTATCATTCCCCGCGGCCGCGCTCTCGGCTTGACCATGCAGTTGCCGACGGAGGACAAGTACACCTACAAGAAGGCCTACCTCGAAACGCAGATCGCGATCCTGATGGGCGGCCGGGTGGCCGAGGAGCTGACCCAAGAGGACATCACCACCGGCGCCGGCAACGACATCGAACGCGCCACCGACATGGCCCGCAAGATGGTGTGCGAGTGGGGCATGTCGCCCCTCGGCCCCCTTTCCTTCGGTGGTCAGGAGGAACCGGTCTTCCTCGGCCGAGAATTCAGCCAACAGGCCGACTACAGCCAGGACACGGCCATCCGCATCGACCGCGAGGTCGAATCCATCGTCCAGACCGGCTATAAGAAGGCGGTGGACATCCTCACGGAGCACCGGGACCTGCTGGAGCGCCTGTCGTTGATGCTGCTCGATCAGGAGTCGATCGACGGCTCGGCGGTGTACGACATGGCCGAGGAGGCGACCGGCCAGGAGCTGCGTCCGGAAGTGCCG from Acidobacteriota bacterium includes the following:
- the ftsH gene encoding ATP-dependent zinc metalloprotease FtsH — its product is MNQTLRTLFLWMAILVVVMMLWNLLNIGQAKSTELEFSEFTAALDEGIIKTVTIKDKELEGTFRASSRYQEDAPFSVVLPQNSTFEFTTELMEKGVSVAGETTDQSPLFAILITWGPVLLLVGLWIFFMRQMQSGGNKALSFGKSRAKPLSASGKKVTFKDVAGVEEAKEELSEIIEFLKEPQKFQKLGGRIPKGVLLMGPPGTGKTLLARAIAGEAGVPFFSISGSDFVEMFVGVGASRVRDLFEQGKKNAPCIVFIDEIDAVGRHRGAGLGGGHDEREQTLNQLLVEMDGFESNEGVILIAATNRPDVLDPALLRPGRFDRRVVVDRPDINGRLGILKVHTRDIPLADSLNLGTIARGTPGFAGADLANLVNEAALIAARRGQKAVTMEDFEFAKDKVMMGVERKTLMLTDDEKRITAYHEAGHALVAVFSPASDPLHKVTIIPRGRALGLTMQLPTEDKYTYKKAYLETQIAILMGGRVAEELTQEDITTGAGNDIERATDMARKMVCEWGMSPLGPLSFGGQEEPVFLGREFSQQADYSQDTAIRIDREVESIVQTGYKKAVDILTEHRDLLERLSLMLLDQESIDGSAVYDMAEEATGQELRPEVPQFEFDDEADDKPAVAAEGNGSGNGAPQGTEGAMLPAEEAVATEGAEAPEDPQPKPN